CAAGGCCAACCCTCCGCCCCGGCCTCGTGCAACCAACCACCCCTCTGGGCGGCGGCTGATCAGGGCAAAAAACGGCTCCCGACCTTCTTCCGGTGATGGCAATTCACGCTTTAACAGCGTCAAGCGGCCGAGCAGCAGTTCCACCTGCTCAAAGCGGAATTTCAGCAGTGGTTGGCGGCCATTCAGTTCGCCTGGGCCTGTGAACTGGAGGGTGAGACCTGACAGGTTCACGGCGTTGCGCAGTTGAAGTCGATCGCCTGATCCATTGCTGATCTCAAGGCAGGCGCCGATGCGTCGCAGCAGCCAGCCGTTGAGGACACTGGCTTTGGTTTGTCCCTTGGGCCAGATGGTGTTCAGTTGCCAGCACCCCACCAGGTTGCTGGCGGTCAGTCCTGAACCGGCTCGCCGAGCCTGCTTCTCTAGATCCAGTAATGCGCTGTGATCCATGTTCACGGTTCAATCGAGCGGGAGTGATGGTGTTGCTTTGTTTCGAGGATGTCATGGCAGGCATGTGCTGATCGACTGTTCCTCAGTCGAAGACTGACTCTTGCTGGACAGAGAGTTTTGATGCATTTCGATCTGCTGCATTTAAAAAAGGACCACCCCATTGGGATGATCCTTGCTGCTGTGTGTAATGGGTTGTGGATCACTCAGGCCAGGAACTGATCGTTGGTATAGAAACTTGCCAGTTCATAGTTCTCTGCAAGTGCATGAGAACGGCGGACTGCAGCTTCTGCATTGACCATGCCATGGCCAAAAGCATCATCGCGACCTGCAGCTCCAAGATCCATGGCGCTGTGGGTCAACAGATCACGTACGTCGCTGCCTGAGAGGCAAGTGTTTTCAGACCAAACCAAAGCAGCAACACCGGCCAAATTTGGGTTGGCACAGGATGTTCCACCGAAGTCTGTGATATCGCCGTTTCCATTGACAGCTCTGCTGTCGGTGGGTGCGGAGAGGGTCAGGTCATCGCCTTGATTGGAATATCCAGCGATTTGAGTGCCGGTAACATTGGTGATGTTGTCGATCTCATCAGTTGCTGTGAACTGAACAGCGCCGACGCTCGCAATGTTCCCAAAGTCGGTTTGGAAATGTGCAAGATTCTGTGTGCTGACACCATCTCTGGACCAGTTATTTCCTGCCGCAACTGAGAAGAATCCATAATCTTCTGTTTCAGCCAGAGATTCCATCATTTGTTCTTCGGTAATCGAGCGTGTGTTTCCACGGGGACCCCAAAGACCTTCACCACCGAAATTCGCACCATTCTGAAAAACAAGGCGTTCATGAGATTCTCTGTCAGCCTTTGCATCTTCAATTGCTCCGTGAAAGCCTGGCTCCCAGACTTGATAAGCCCACATTTGGCTCCCGGGTGCGATTCCTGCAATTCCTTGCCCATCGTGACGCGCTCCCATGATGCTCATTGAGTGATGGCCATGATCACGAAATGCAGCTCTGGTATCAGTATATTTACTTGTTTTGTTGACGACATGATCAATTTCATCGTCAATGTCATCAGCATTGCCAGCAATATCACCAATTCCAGAATCAAGAGAAACCATTACCACATCACTGGAGCCTCGATTAAATCGCCAGGCACCAGAGACATCCATGGCCTGGAGGTTCCACTGCTCTTTGGTGGAATCACTCATGTTGGCGCGGACTCGGATGTCACCGTCTTCGCAGGAGATTGTTTCAATGCCCTGTAGATAGAGCTCATCTCCGTTGTTGAGATTGAGAACGTCAAAGACAGTGCCGCCGTAGAATGCTTGTTCACCAAGCGCTGCGCCGCCCGCTTCCGATTGCCCCAGTTGGTTAACAGAACTACCGTTGAATTCAAGGAGGTCGTTTTTGTTGATGCCATCGAGCACTAGTGTGTCTGTGCCGCCACGACCGCGGTAAATTCTGCCGGTATCGAAGGAATTGCCAAAGAATCCTCCGTTGTAATCCAGATAGGTAAAGGTATTTGCTGTGACGTCACCTCGATAACCACTCCCTACATCCAGGGCATCAATCATGGTGATATTTTCATTAAAGTCTTCGAGATTGATGTTGAGTCCGTTAACGTAGTTTGCATCAATATCGACGTCAATATTCCATGTGCTGCGTCGGTCAAGTAAGCTGTCAGATGCTTCCAGTTGATCCTTGAGATTCACGTAGAAACTGCTTTGATCAAGGTTGAGAGTGGTGCTGCCAAGATCAACAACTTCGCCAGTGGACGATTTGGTGGCAGAAACTGTCGCCGATACCGAGCCAGGCAAGTTGAAGCTTATTCCCCCCCAGTGATTGAATTGAGGTGCATAGATATTTTTCAGACTGTTGAGGTAGTTCTTGTTGTAGCTGATTTCCAGCGCTCCATCTTCAAAGACTTCCTTTTTTGATGCATCACCTGATGCATCAAAGATGCGTTGTAGCCCGAACACTGAACCCAGATTCAGATTGCGGTCAAAGTAATGCTCCCTTCTGATGAGATTTGTTTGGCGGTTGTTTCGACCGATGGCAGCTTGTGTGATCCCATTGCTGGACTCTTGTCTCCAGGCAACACGATTATCAATGATTCCTCGGCTGAGCTCAGGGAAAACGCCTCCTTCTGGTTCGGTTTCTATTCCGTTGGATTTGCTGTGCATTAAGACATTGCTTTTGAACGGAGCTCGCTGCTCCTGTCTATTTGCTTTCTCAAAGCCTTGACCCAAAGTTTTAGAGGCCTTGCCTGACCTCATGAAGTCTGTATTGCCTGTGCTCTTGAACCCAATTGGATCCCTGTCAAGGCCAATGCTTCTGAATGACCTTGACCATGATTTTGCTGCACTTGGTTGTCTGCGACCAACCTTTGCCCACTGTGTCGAATCACCCTCAAAGCGTGCTTCACCATTCAGTCGAGAGTTGAAACTGGTCTGTGCTCGTGACTCGAACTCGTTGGCTTCCTGGCCGTATTGCTCGCCGCGGTTGTTGTCGAGGCGCTCCGGTTTGTTGAATCTGTTTGTTTGGAAGCGACGTCGTCTCGGGGCTTGAAAATAGGATTGAAATCGGTTCAGAAAAAACGAATTGGTGTTGAACATGGGAGGAGAGTGATGTGGAGATTGATCTCCGGCGTATTCACCATCCTTCTGATTTCAGGTTGATGCGTTGATTGACATCAACAACAGTTGTGATCTTGCTCACAACGTGACTCGGTGCTGTACTGACTAGTGCGCATTCCTCGGTTGTGCCTGCGCTGAAATTGTGTCTCGTTTCTGGAGACTGTCCTTTGGACCCTCCTGGTGAACTTCAATCACCCTCTGATTGCTGGCACGCCAGCATGAGATTGATCGTTTGTTGCAACACCCATGGCTGATCCCGCAGTGTCTCAGCAGGCACTCAGCTGGTCTGCATTGAATGCACTTGCTCCGCCTGCAGCCGAGCGCATCGAGGGTCCTGCGAATGCTCAGGCCACGTTGCGCCTGTTTGGTCAGCTGGAGGAATCGGTTCGGGTCACACTGTTCCGCGATCACCACGCCTGGTGTCCGTACTGCCAGAAAGTGTGGCTCTGGCTTGAGTTCCGCCGGATTCCGTATCGAATCCGTAAGGTCACCATGCGCTGCTATGGCCCGAAGGAGCACTGGTTCACGGAGCTCGTGCCTTCCGGGATGCTCCCGGCTTTGGAGCTTGATGGCCGGCTGATTACCGAAAGTGATCGCATCCTGGAGTCGCTGGAACGCAGCTTCGGTCCTGTCGGCGCTCCCATGGCCGACCACAGAGTGCGTCGGCTTCGCGATCTGGAGCGCCTGCTGTTCAGGGCCTGGTGCATCTGGTTGTGCACCCCCGGTCTGGGAGAGGGCCAGGAACGTCAGGCTCGTATTCAGTTCCAGGGTGTGGCCAAACAGATGGAGCAGGCGCTCGCCAGCGGGGGAGGTCGCTGGCTGGATCCCGAT
Above is a window of Synechococcus sp. BIOS-E4-1 DNA encoding:
- a CDS encoding S8 family serine peptidase; the protein is MFNTNSFFLNRFQSYFQAPRRRRFQTNRFNKPERLDNNRGEQYGQEANEFESRAQTSFNSRLNGEARFEGDSTQWAKVGRRQPSAAKSWSRSFRSIGLDRDPIGFKSTGNTDFMRSGKASKTLGQGFEKANRQEQRAPFKSNVLMHSKSNGIETEPEGGVFPELSRGIIDNRVAWRQESSNGITQAAIGRNNRQTNLIRREHYFDRNLNLGSVFGLQRIFDASGDASKKEVFEDGALEISYNKNYLNSLKNIYAPQFNHWGGISFNLPGSVSATVSATKSSTGEVVDLGSTTLNLDQSSFYVNLKDQLEASDSLLDRRSTWNIDVDIDANYVNGLNINLEDFNENITMIDALDVGSGYRGDVTANTFTYLDYNGGFFGNSFDTGRIYRGRGGTDTLVLDGINKNDLLEFNGSSVNQLGQSEAGGAALGEQAFYGGTVFDVLNLNNGDELYLQGIETISCEDGDIRVRANMSDSTKEQWNLQAMDVSGAWRFNRGSSDVVMVSLDSGIGDIAGNADDIDDEIDHVVNKTSKYTDTRAAFRDHGHHSMSIMGARHDGQGIAGIAPGSQMWAYQVWEPGFHGAIEDAKADRESHERLVFQNGANFGGEGLWGPRGNTRSITEEQMMESLAETEDYGFFSVAAGNNWSRDGVSTQNLAHFQTDFGNIASVGAVQFTATDEIDNITNVTGTQIAGYSNQGDDLTLSAPTDSRAVNGNGDITDFGGTSCANPNLAGVAALVWSENTCLSGSDVRDLLTHSAMDLGAAGRDDAFGHGMVNAEAAVRRSHALAENYELASFYTNDQFLA